One Paraburkholderia agricolaris DNA segment encodes these proteins:
- a CDS encoding LysR family transcriptional regulator: MEREAFKLFIEVAELGSISRVAALRQTVQSNVSRQIAEFERECGGRLFERTGRGVKLTGFGERIIPRVRAWIADTDQFFNDIRTSSGAPFGEVRIGILPSTAHPLMTALCERINSSYPDIRLNVRESQLGEVETWLDSGRVDLAILFHAERSMTTERLATLATIETYLVGAPDSPVLQRETVEFRRLEGLPLILPGRPNRLRNLMDDEARRAGIELRTVLEADSLAVQREVAASGRGYAVLGPWAIAPDVRSGRLRAAKIIKPNITRFVTLASASQGAMTPAIRIVIATLKEIASALSESGVYDGLATQYVERHERTAPTPVAVAKPTSSERLAAKGRKK, encoded by the coding sequence ATGGAACGGGAAGCCTTCAAGTTATTTATCGAGGTGGCGGAGCTGGGAAGCATCAGTCGGGTAGCCGCGCTCCGACAGACCGTCCAGTCCAACGTCAGCCGGCAGATTGCCGAGTTTGAACGCGAATGCGGGGGCCGTCTGTTCGAGCGGACTGGACGCGGGGTGAAGTTGACCGGGTTCGGGGAGCGGATTATCCCGCGGGTCCGCGCCTGGATTGCGGACACAGACCAGTTCTTCAACGACATACGCACCTCGTCGGGTGCACCGTTCGGGGAGGTGCGAATCGGTATCTTGCCGTCGACTGCCCATCCGCTGATGACCGCGCTATGCGAGCGCATCAATTCGTCCTATCCGGACATTCGTCTAAATGTTCGCGAGAGTCAGTTGGGTGAAGTTGAGACGTGGCTGGATAGCGGACGCGTGGACCTCGCTATCCTTTTCCATGCAGAGCGTTCCATGACGACGGAGCGGCTCGCGACGCTCGCGACAATCGAAACCTATCTTGTAGGCGCGCCAGACTCGCCTGTGCTGCAGCGGGAAACCGTCGAATTCCGGCGTCTTGAGGGTTTGCCACTGATACTGCCGGGACGTCCCAACCGTCTGCGAAATTTGATGGATGACGAGGCTCGACGGGCCGGCATTGAGCTTCGGACTGTACTGGAAGCAGACTCGCTTGCCGTCCAGCGAGAGGTTGCGGCCAGTGGCCGAGGATATGCTGTCCTCGGACCATGGGCCATCGCCCCCGACGTGCGCTCCGGGCGCCTGCGCGCGGCAAAAATCATCAAGCCCAACATCACTCGCTTCGTGACGCTCGCCAGTGCAAGCCAGGGCGCGATGACACCGGCAATCCGGATTGTGATTGCGACGTTGAAGGAAATCGCTTCAGCCTTATCCGAGTCCGGGGTGTATGACGGACTCGCTACCCAGTATGTCGAAAGGCATGAGCGCACTGCGCCGACGCCGGTCGCTGTAGCAAAGCCGACCTCTTCTGAGCGCTTAGCTGCCAAGGGCAGAAAGAAGTAG
- a CDS encoding DUF4400 domain-containing protein: protein MTPIGRYPLQESPACAQPDSQRHEKDVRYYLGRAAMHLQADLFAAAYAVLVLLVRLALLCLTLSLFAMAAFVGLVDDLVRRGRVRFCLTPG from the coding sequence ATGACCCCGATAGGCCGGTATCCCCTGCAGGAATCGCCGGCGTGTGCGCAGCCCGACAGTCAGCGCCATGAGAAGGATGTTCGCTACTACCTCGGCAGGGCGGCTATGCATCTGCAGGCCGATCTGTTCGCGGCCGCCTATGCCGTTCTGGTGCTCCTGGTTCGGCTGGCGCTGCTCTGCCTGACCTTGTCGCTGTTCGCGATGGCGGCGTTCGTCGGACTGGTTGACGATCTAGTGCGCCGGGGGCGAGTCCGGTTTTGTCTAACACCGGGCTAG
- a CDS encoding LysR substrate-binding domain-containing protein, whose protein sequence is MATNLDMDVLRTVVIAHRLGSFNKAAAHIGRSQSAVSQQIHKLEEQVGVPLFVKQGRALALTEAGDVMLAYAQRMLDLNDEVVATIRGRAVAGRVRFGLPADFAEAWLPAALGRFKRAHPSVLIDVVVDANRRLLERLDNEELDLVLALGSDSRKDAEVVAALPFVWVGPAASTPIWEPGEPIPLVAFEAPCFFRKRALDTLDQAGFSWRIAFTSPSLHGLWAAIEAGLGVTVRTPLGLPDRLRIWGEAGGLPQIVSGPLRACLHTRHRAMEPALAQFKAVVLETITDQRGDALAA, encoded by the coding sequence ATGGCAACCAATCTGGACATGGATGTCCTGAGGACCGTCGTCATCGCCCATCGGCTTGGTAGCTTTAACAAGGCCGCGGCACACATCGGGCGGTCACAATCGGCGGTTAGCCAGCAGATTCACAAGCTGGAAGAGCAGGTGGGGGTGCCGCTGTTCGTCAAGCAGGGACGCGCGCTGGCGTTGACCGAAGCTGGCGACGTCATGCTGGCGTACGCGCAGCGCATGCTCGATCTGAATGACGAGGTGGTGGCGACGATCCGCGGGCGAGCCGTTGCCGGCCGTGTACGCTTCGGCTTGCCGGCGGATTTTGCAGAAGCCTGGCTGCCGGCGGCGCTTGGACGTTTCAAGAGGGCACATCCGTCGGTCCTGATCGACGTCGTGGTGGATGCCAACCGACGGCTCCTTGAGCGTCTCGACAACGAGGAACTCGACCTGGTCCTCGCGCTCGGAAGCGACAGCCGCAAGGACGCGGAAGTCGTTGCGGCGTTGCCGTTTGTCTGGGTTGGTCCTGCAGCGTCCACACCGATCTGGGAACCGGGGGAGCCCATTCCACTCGTCGCGTTCGAGGCACCCTGCTTCTTCCGCAAACGGGCACTCGATACGCTGGATCAGGCCGGATTTTCATGGCGCATCGCGTTCACCAGCCCGAGTCTTCACGGTTTATGGGCGGCTATCGAAGCTGGTTTGGGCGTCACGGTGCGTACGCCTTTGGGCCTGCCAGATCGACTTCGGATATGGGGTGAGGCGGGCGGTCTGCCGCAAATTGTGAGTGGACCACTCAGGGCGTGTCTGCATACACGACACCGGGCGATGGAACCGGCGTTGGCTCAGTTCAAAGCGGTCGTGCTGGAAACGATTACCGATCAGCGGGGCGACGCTCTGGCGGCCTGA
- a CDS encoding MFS transporter, translating to MASHKSEPVIRAEQLLFRIENVPFSRWHTKARITMGSATFFDAFDALSLAFALPVLVGLWHLSPLQIGVLIAAGYLGQFVGALTFGWIAERFGRVPSATITVGVMSIMGVACAFTGNFQLLFLARFLQGIGVGGEVPVAATYISELSQAQGRGRFFLLYELIFPLGLLGAAQVGAFVVPRYGWECMFLVGAIPGLIVTFFIARLSESPRWLISKGRYDEAERVIEKIEASTTRRNLDVERDWVEVERRLSRIRNASQSRNRASWRELFSEAYRGRTLIVWVLWASSYFVANGINNWLPSLYHTVYHLPLQESLRMASLSNVLSACAVLLCAFLVDRTGRRRWAMATFVISGVLLLVLATVAKGSPWSVMLLGSSAYAVMGTTTVMLYLYTPEIYPTRMRAIGTGLATSWLRVASAAAPAIVGVVLSGYGISAVFLVFAATTIIGLLASRAMIETTNRALEEISP from the coding sequence ATGGCGAGTCATAAGTCTGAACCTGTAATACGCGCTGAACAACTGCTTTTCCGCATCGAGAACGTTCCATTTAGCCGGTGGCACACGAAGGCCCGTATCACTATGGGCAGTGCCACATTCTTCGATGCGTTCGATGCACTCTCGCTTGCATTCGCGTTGCCCGTTCTAGTCGGGCTGTGGCATCTCTCGCCGCTGCAGATCGGCGTTCTCATCGCTGCTGGGTATTTGGGGCAGTTTGTCGGAGCGCTAACCTTTGGCTGGATTGCAGAGCGATTCGGTCGCGTGCCGAGTGCGACGATAACGGTCGGCGTTATGTCGATCATGGGCGTTGCCTGTGCGTTCACTGGGAATTTCCAGCTTCTCTTTCTTGCTCGTTTTCTCCAGGGTATCGGCGTTGGCGGCGAGGTGCCTGTCGCAGCCACCTATATCAGCGAGCTGTCTCAGGCGCAGGGGCGCGGCCGTTTTTTTCTTCTCTACGAGCTAATTTTCCCGTTAGGGCTACTAGGCGCAGCGCAGGTTGGCGCATTCGTCGTCCCGCGCTACGGTTGGGAATGTATGTTCCTGGTTGGCGCAATTCCGGGTCTTATCGTCACGTTTTTCATTGCCCGGCTGTCAGAGTCGCCTCGCTGGCTCATCTCGAAGGGTCGGTACGATGAGGCCGAGCGCGTCATTGAAAAGATTGAGGCCAGCACAACGCGCCGTAACCTGGACGTTGAGCGCGACTGGGTCGAAGTAGAGCGGCGGCTTTCACGGATTCGCAACGCGAGCCAGTCGCGGAACAGGGCATCATGGAGAGAATTGTTCTCGGAGGCCTATCGCGGCCGCACGTTGATTGTGTGGGTGCTGTGGGCCAGTTCTTACTTCGTGGCCAATGGCATCAACAACTGGCTACCGAGTCTTTATCACACCGTGTATCACCTGCCTCTGCAAGAATCTTTGCGTATGGCTTCGCTATCGAACGTGCTCAGTGCTTGCGCGGTATTACTCTGTGCCTTCCTGGTCGACCGTACGGGACGCCGCCGTTGGGCGATGGCCACGTTTGTGATCAGCGGCGTGTTGCTTCTGGTACTCGCCACGGTCGCAAAGGGCAGTCCCTGGTCAGTGATGTTGCTGGGCTCATCAGCGTACGCGGTGATGGGAACGACGACGGTCATGCTCTACCTGTACACGCCTGAAATCTATCCCACCCGGATGCGCGCAATCGGAACCGGACTTGCGACGTCATGGCTGCGGGTCGCCTCAGCCGCCGCGCCAGCGATCGTCGGAGTCGTGCTTTCGGGTTACGGGATTTCGGCGGTATTCCTGGTGTTCGCTGCTACAACGATTATAGGGTTGCTGGCGTCGCGGGCAATGATTGAGACGACCAACCGCGCACTCGAAGAAATCTCGCCTTGA
- a CDS encoding porin translates to MRIERSVHVIGRRLVPGYLAVASLSIWTGVVHAQASSPDLAAPIQLYGLVGTYVAQSKVSGAPQGSVVLGGGGLTTSFWGLRGREDLGGGYAAIFTLESFFRPNTGQMGRNSTDGLFSRNAYVGFTTPYGIFRFGEQTTRTYLNQILLNPFGSSVVFSPLVVQSYTTAYNNTVVGDTVWSNVASYESAAYMGLTGTVQYGVSGTAGQQGKDNLGLNLNYENGPLQVALSAQRVRVAVNMPNVQQYLYLAGATYNANFAKFYAAVQTTNTTTTEVGSHTYELGLSIPATPTSAVLVEWAMTRRSAPKDQDSIRNTASIGYDYYLSKRTDVYAVYSYDKLSAKPSGSSYGVGMRHTF, encoded by the coding sequence ATGAGAATCGAACGGAGCGTGCACGTTATTGGCCGCAGATTAGTGCCAGGTTACCTCGCAGTTGCATCCCTTTCCATTTGGACTGGCGTCGTGCATGCTCAGGCATCCTCACCGGACCTGGCTGCGCCGATTCAGCTTTATGGTCTGGTGGGCACATATGTCGCCCAATCAAAAGTAAGTGGCGCGCCTCAGGGTAGCGTCGTGCTCGGCGGTGGCGGTCTGACGACGTCATTCTGGGGGCTGCGCGGTAGAGAAGATCTGGGCGGTGGATACGCGGCTATCTTCACCCTCGAAAGCTTCTTCCGGCCAAACACCGGCCAGATGGGAAGAAACTCTACGGACGGATTATTCTCACGCAATGCCTACGTGGGTTTCACGACACCGTACGGCATCTTCCGGTTTGGCGAGCAGACAACGCGCACCTACCTCAATCAGATTTTGCTAAACCCGTTCGGCTCTTCGGTTGTGTTCTCCCCTCTGGTCGTCCAGTCGTACACCACGGCGTACAACAACACCGTTGTGGGCGACACGGTCTGGTCTAACGTCGCAAGTTACGAGTCCGCTGCGTATATGGGCCTCACCGGCACCGTGCAGTATGGCGTCAGCGGAACAGCCGGACAACAGGGGAAAGACAACCTCGGCTTGAACCTCAACTATGAGAATGGCCCGCTGCAGGTTGCCCTGTCCGCACAGCGAGTCCGCGTCGCGGTCAACATGCCGAACGTGCAGCAGTATCTCTACCTCGCTGGCGCCACGTACAACGCCAACTTTGCCAAGTTCTACGCGGCCGTGCAGACCACCAATACAACGACGACGGAGGTCGGCTCTCATACGTACGAGCTTGGCCTCTCGATTCCGGCTACGCCCACCTCCGCCGTGCTCGTCGAGTGGGCGATGACGAGACGGTCTGCACCAAAAGACCAGGACTCGATTCGAAACACGGCATCGATCGGCTACGACTATTACCTCTCGAAACGCACCGACGTCTACGCCGTCTATTCCTACGACAAGCTAAGCGCAAAGCCTTCCGGAAGCTCGTACGGCGTGGGCATGAGACACACTTTCTAA
- a CDS encoding lipocalin-like domain-containing protein — MKIQGFSKIGGATALALLAIATLPARAEMDAIAPPLVGTWTLVSADVQHRDGTRTHDYGPAPKGLLFIDSQGHYSLQIFNSERRPFASGDKETATPEEYRAAALGLSTHFGTLSADLLRKALTFHILKASYPNWEGTDQVRIYELKDGTLSYTVPARPNGDVPMSVWRHVN; from the coding sequence ATGAAAATCCAGGGATTTTCCAAGATCGGTGGCGCTACCGCGCTCGCGTTGCTAGCGATCGCAACGTTGCCGGCCCGCGCAGAGATGGATGCCATCGCCCCGCCCCTCGTCGGCACATGGACATTAGTGAGCGCTGATGTGCAGCACAGGGACGGTACGCGCACGCACGACTACGGTCCGGCGCCCAAAGGCTTGCTTTTCATTGATTCGCAAGGGCATTATTCACTGCAGATCTTCAACAGCGAACGGAGGCCGTTCGCTTCCGGCGACAAGGAGACAGCGACACCGGAGGAATACCGGGCGGCCGCGCTTGGCCTCAGCACGCATTTCGGCACGCTCAGTGCCGATCTGCTTCGCAAGGCGTTGACGTTCCATATCCTCAAGGCGTCCTACCCGAACTGGGAAGGCACCGATCAGGTACGCATATACGAGCTGAAGGACGGCACCCTGAGCTATACCGTTCCCGCACGACCCAACGGTGATGTCCCGATGTCGGTCTGGCGTCACGTCAACTGA
- a CDS encoding helix-turn-helix domain-containing protein, whose amino-acid sequence MNAPLSPASLTPGLGTRIRTRRRVIDLTLDQIATAAGLSTSFLSQVERDLATPSVRSLAKIAHALNMPVQYFVDTADASVSRSEQRQFFGLAGSPCSFAHLTAPLPHGQLQSILVRMPVGSQQPAVTTHAIEESLFVTAGELTLALESGTLVLRAGDAAYYPSNQAHHWTNSSAVETTVVWAGSPRLL is encoded by the coding sequence ATGAATGCACCGCTCTCCCCCGCGTCGCTGACACCCGGCCTCGGCACTCGGATTCGCACGCGCCGACGTGTCATCGACCTTACGCTGGACCAGATCGCGACGGCCGCCGGTCTTTCAACCTCGTTCCTGTCACAGGTCGAACGGGATCTGGCCACGCCTTCGGTCCGGTCACTCGCCAAAATCGCCCACGCGCTGAATATGCCGGTGCAGTACTTCGTCGACACCGCAGATGCATCGGTATCGCGTTCGGAGCAGCGACAGTTCTTCGGGCTTGCCGGTTCGCCCTGTTCGTTTGCGCACCTCACGGCACCTCTGCCACACGGTCAGTTGCAAAGCATCCTCGTGCGGATGCCTGTCGGGTCGCAACAGCCAGCCGTCACGACCCATGCCATCGAAGAGTCCCTGTTCGTGACCGCCGGTGAACTCACGCTTGCGCTGGAAAGCGGAACCCTCGTCCTGCGCGCCGGGGATGCAGCGTATTACCCTTCGAACCAGGCGCATCACTGGACAAACAGCAGCGCTGTGGAAACCACGGTCGTCTGGGCGGGCAGCCCGCGGCTCCTGTAG
- a CDS encoding dihydrodipicolinate synthase family protein → MKSIDLKGLVPAPVTPFTRDGAVDHAAIQRLGSWLGSIEGVKGLTVLGHAGEGTFMTPDEQQKVIESFVKSVDNKIPVIAGITLEGTQVAALEAKRAVEAGASAGLVYPSHGWLRFGYQNGAPQDRYRAIHEESGLPLILFQYPDATKATYNLETQLEIAAQPGVFAMKNGVRNMRRWDTEIPVIRRERPELQILTCHDEYLLHTMFDVDGALVGYGSLAPEPLVDLIKAGKARDYKAARAIHDRLLPITRSVYHRGSHMEGTVALKHGLVARGILEHATVRSPLLPLPEGADVEISQALRFAGLVD, encoded by the coding sequence ATGAAAAGCATCGACCTCAAGGGGCTGGTTCCCGCTCCCGTTACTCCCTTCACTCGCGACGGCGCCGTGGACCATGCCGCCATCCAGCGACTGGGTTCGTGGCTCGGGAGTATAGAAGGCGTCAAAGGCCTGACCGTTCTGGGTCACGCTGGCGAAGGTACGTTCATGACGCCGGACGAACAGCAGAAGGTCATCGAAAGCTTCGTCAAGTCGGTCGACAACAAGATCCCGGTCATCGCCGGCATCACCCTGGAGGGGACGCAAGTCGCAGCGCTCGAAGCGAAGCGTGCAGTCGAGGCCGGCGCGTCAGCCGGCCTCGTGTATCCGTCGCACGGCTGGCTGCGCTTTGGATACCAGAATGGCGCGCCGCAGGACCGTTATCGTGCAATCCACGAAGAAAGCGGCCTGCCGCTGATTCTGTTCCAGTACCCCGACGCGACGAAGGCGACGTACAACCTCGAAACACAGCTTGAGATTGCAGCACAGCCGGGCGTGTTCGCGATGAAGAATGGCGTGCGGAACATGCGCCGCTGGGACACGGAAATCCCCGTCATCCGCCGCGAGCGTCCGGAACTGCAAATCCTGACGTGCCACGATGAATATCTGCTGCATACGATGTTTGACGTCGACGGCGCCTTGGTCGGTTACGGTAGCCTCGCACCGGAGCCGCTCGTCGACCTCATCAAAGCAGGGAAGGCGAGGGACTACAAGGCGGCGCGCGCGATCCACGACCGCCTGCTGCCCATCACGCGCTCGGTATACCACCGCGGCTCGCACATGGAAGGTACGGTCGCGCTAAAGCATGGTCTGGTCGCCCGCGGCATTCTCGAGCATGCAACGGTTCGTTCGCCGCTGCTGCCGCTGCCGGAAGGTGCTGATGTCGAAATCTCGCAGGCACTGCGTTTCGCCGGCCTCGTCGACTAA
- a CDS encoding helix-turn-helix domain-containing protein, translated as MHELSAPAVHRFSTRNAPVDERFDAWAASSTLCDFVTAYPSDIPFDAHREHVLLGPVVLARRTWQHPDPSVAYDAKRTAARIRADQRDFLSFSLQLNGSVALRSDAIASIKPPGELYVLDFASVFERAITPGSELSLSVPRDLLPADAAPWHGRSLTRGMASLFGHHLSHLYHTLPRLTAHDVPHVVQATLHLLTATLRPGRDALIAAEVPIQNALMDRVQRYIDTHLLRPDLSADRICRDVGISRATLYRLFDHTGGIMREIRQRRLYRVHQILATPGRPWERIRDVALRHGFTDEKYFIRIFKAHFGYTPGETLERRRCLSGAVDPSVAEDNSMRDG; from the coding sequence GTGCACGAACTTTCTGCCCCGGCCGTTCACCGTTTTTCGACCCGCAATGCCCCTGTCGACGAACGATTCGACGCATGGGCCGCCAGCAGCACTCTTTGCGATTTCGTCACCGCGTATCCGTCCGACATCCCGTTCGACGCCCACCGCGAACATGTTCTGCTGGGACCCGTTGTCCTCGCACGTCGCACCTGGCAACACCCGGACCCGTCGGTCGCCTACGACGCGAAACGCACGGCGGCGCGCATCCGCGCCGATCAGCGCGACTTCCTGAGCTTCAGTCTGCAGTTGAATGGATCGGTCGCGCTGCGCTCCGATGCGATCGCCAGCATCAAGCCGCCGGGGGAGCTGTACGTGCTGGATTTCGCGAGCGTGTTCGAGCGTGCGATCACACCGGGTAGCGAACTCTCGCTCTCCGTTCCTCGCGACCTGCTCCCAGCCGATGCCGCTCCATGGCATGGCCGCTCCCTGACGCGCGGGATGGCCTCGCTCTTCGGCCACCACCTTTCGCATCTGTACCACACCCTGCCCCGGCTCACGGCGCACGACGTACCGCACGTGGTCCAGGCAACGCTCCACCTGTTGACCGCGACCCTGCGGCCTGGGCGCGACGCCCTGATCGCCGCCGAGGTGCCTATCCAGAATGCGCTCATGGATCGGGTACAGCGCTATATCGATACCCATCTGCTGCGGCCCGATCTGTCCGCCGACCGGATATGCAGGGACGTCGGGATATCGCGCGCAACGCTTTATCGATTGTTCGACCACACCGGCGGCATCATGCGGGAGATCCGTCAACGACGTCTTTATCGGGTCCACCAGATTCTGGCGACGCCTGGCCGTCCTTGGGAACGTATTCGCGACGTGGCATTGCGCCACGGCTTCACCGACGAGAAATACTTCATCCGGATTTTCAAGGCGCATTTCGGTTACACGCCAGGGGAAACGCTCGAGCGTCGGCGGTGCCTGAGCGGGGCCGTCGATCCTTCGGTCGCAGAAGACAACAGCATGAGGGATGGTTGA